The following coding sequences lie in one Vibrio sp. ED004 genomic window:
- a CDS encoding aromatic amino acid transport family protein: MNKSKVFGSTLIIAGTTIGAGMLALPLASAGIGFSTSLVLMLGLWALMAFTALLMVELHQFAESDATLHTLAHTILGTKGKWIASFAVMFLFYALCAAYIAGGGAQFNQRISDIAGIELNGQITTLIFTLLVAGVVTIGTHSVDKVNRVLFGLKLIAMLLVLSFLAPNISSQYLMSMPLQQGLIVAAIPVVFTSFGFHGSIPSIVRYLDGDVRSLRKVMIIGSALPLVIYVFWQSVTLGVISQEQLLSDTSLGALLVSLSQTVHQSNLSVIVGVFADLALLTSFIGVSLGLFEFMGDSLSKKLGNAKRVKTAAITFLPPLGFALFYPQGFIMALGYAAIALSVLAILLPTVMVYKVRYTGFSVKPQSEEANYQVLGGSKALFLAGSVGIFIIAIQILISVGLLPSLG; encoded by the coding sequence ATGAATAAATCAAAGGTTTTTGGTAGTACTTTGATCATTGCAGGCACAACCATTGGTGCTGGCATGCTCGCTCTTCCACTTGCTTCTGCAGGTATTGGCTTTTCAACTTCACTTGTCTTGATGCTGGGTTTGTGGGCGTTAATGGCTTTTACGGCTCTATTAATGGTAGAGCTTCACCAGTTCGCAGAATCTGATGCTACCCTACACACGTTAGCTCACACCATTTTAGGGACAAAAGGAAAGTGGATTGCGAGCTTCGCGGTAATGTTTCTTTTCTACGCTCTGTGTGCGGCATACATAGCAGGTGGCGGTGCGCAATTTAACCAACGAATTTCGGATATCGCGGGTATCGAACTCAATGGTCAAATCACCACGCTTATATTTACGCTATTGGTAGCCGGCGTTGTTACAATTGGTACCCACAGTGTTGATAAAGTTAACCGCGTCTTGTTTGGCTTAAAGCTAATCGCAATGCTGCTGGTACTCAGCTTTCTAGCACCAAACATTTCATCTCAGTACCTAATGAGTATGCCTTTACAGCAAGGCCTGATTGTTGCAGCGATCCCAGTTGTGTTCACCTCTTTTGGTTTCCACGGCAGCATCCCATCGATCGTTCGATACCTAGATGGCGATGTTCGTTCTTTGCGCAAGGTAATGATTATTGGCTCGGCACTGCCTTTGGTTATCTACGTTTTCTGGCAAAGTGTTACTTTGGGTGTGATTAGCCAAGAGCAATTGTTGTCTGATACAAGCTTAGGTGCGCTATTAGTTTCATTGTCGCAAACCGTTCATCAGTCGAACTTAAGCGTTATCGTCGGTGTGTTCGCGGACCTTGCACTACTTACATCGTTCATTGGTGTGAGCTTGGGCTTATTTGAATTCATGGGCGACTCACTGAGCAAGAAACTCGGCAACGCAAAACGTGTAAAAACAGCCGCTATCACGTTCTTACCGCCACTTGGTTTTGCCCTGTTCTATCCACAAGGCTTTATTATGGCGTTAGGCTATGCTGCGATTGCACTTTCAGTACTCGCGATTCTTCTACCAACAGTGATGGTCTATAAGGTTCGTTACACCGGTTTCTCTGTAAAGCCGCAATCAGAAGAAGCCAATTACCAAGTGTTAGGCGGCAGCAAAGCGTTGTTTTTAGCGGGTAGCGTTGGCATTTTTATCATTGCTATTCAAATTCTTATTTCAGTAGGATTACTGCCTTCTTTGGGCTAA
- a CDS encoding methyl-accepting chemotaxis protein yields MKEVQFRTIDKLFIKMSINDKFCVIFLIFFAAVASLAGLNYVNKMEHIDASAKQQVEYQLQGILSASDSPVSVRSVSQQTRPQQTTISNNGSVTATAMAQDGNYYSLTVTTNDIKNQKQQALYTLLLSFLWCVPFGLFCYWVATFLGGALWVLYSTTQKIGDGDLTSRLGFHPGRDEFGTIGCALDRSMDTLSELVNNVNYSAATLSETSASFETEMKRSETQIMSQNASLDSVATAMDQMTASANEVSNISARSTEQTEQDAQQINDSHAKVQQAISEITTLSSLIEQTSSSVTSLNVNTSQINEVITTINAISEQTNLLALNAAIEAARAGEQGRGFAVVADEVRTLASRTQSATVEIQAMIERLQQESQNIAKITEQTVDQAQTSSQLISNIGHDVNSIADSAQALMDMSIQIATSADEQSNVANTIAAELNDIRSQSDVIKEVAQNSSNGVSKLTEASVSLSQTLSRYRT; encoded by the coding sequence ATGAAAGAAGTACAATTTCGAACGATAGACAAACTGTTTATCAAAATGTCGATCAACGACAAGTTTTGTGTCATTTTCTTGATCTTTTTTGCCGCTGTGGCAAGCCTCGCTGGCCTCAACTACGTCAACAAAATGGAACACATTGACGCAAGCGCGAAACAACAGGTCGAATATCAACTGCAAGGCATTTTATCAGCATCAGATTCCCCTGTATCTGTTCGCTCTGTTAGCCAGCAAACACGTCCTCAACAAACCACAATTTCCAACAATGGTTCGGTAACAGCCACGGCAATGGCCCAGGATGGCAACTACTACTCACTTACCGTTACAACTAACGATATAAAGAATCAAAAACAGCAAGCACTGTACACTTTACTCCTTAGCTTTTTATGGTGTGTGCCTTTTGGGCTCTTCTGTTACTGGGTCGCAACTTTCTTAGGCGGCGCACTATGGGTTCTTTACTCCACGACTCAAAAGATTGGCGACGGTGATTTAACGTCACGCCTTGGCTTCCACCCTGGTCGCGATGAGTTTGGCACAATTGGTTGTGCTCTCGACCGTTCAATGGACACGCTCAGTGAGTTAGTCAACAACGTCAACTACAGCGCAGCGACGCTAAGTGAAACATCGGCTTCTTTCGAAACAGAGATGAAGCGCAGCGAAACACAAATCATGAGCCAGAACGCGTCTCTCGACTCTGTAGCGACAGCAATGGATCAGATGACAGCGTCAGCCAATGAAGTCTCTAACATCTCTGCACGTTCAACAGAACAGACAGAGCAAGATGCTCAACAAATTAACGATAGCCATGCGAAGGTTCAACAAGCAATTTCAGAGATCACTACCCTTTCTTCTTTGATTGAGCAAACCTCATCTTCAGTGACTAGCTTGAATGTAAACACGAGCCAAATTAACGAAGTCATCACGACGATCAACGCTATTTCAGAACAAACTAACCTACTTGCATTGAATGCAGCGATTGAAGCGGCTCGTGCAGGCGAACAAGGTCGTGGGTTTGCTGTCGTTGCGGATGAAGTACGTACGCTTGCAAGTCGCACTCAGTCGGCTACGGTTGAAATCCAAGCGATGATTGAGCGCTTACAGCAAGAGAGCCAAAATATTGCGAAGATCACCGAACAAACGGTTGATCAAGCGCAAACCAGTAGCCAGTTGATTTCAAACATTGGTCACGACGTAAACTCGATTGCAGATTCTGCTCAAGCGCTGATGGACATGAGTATCCAGATTGCTACATCGGCTGATGAGCAAAGCAACGTAGCCAATACCATTGCAGCAGAACTTAACGATATTCGCAGTCAATCTGATGTGATTAAAGAGGTAGCTCAAAACTCTTCAAATGGTGTATCTAAGCTAACGGAAGCGTCAGTGTCGCTATCACAAACTTTGTCTAGATACCGAACTTAA
- a CDS encoding HAD-IA family hydrolase, translated as MRLEQTKCVIFDCDGTLIDSEKLCCQALVNVFTGFGAELNVNDCYAHFQGGKLADILMDTQERLGLSISIDTLEPLYRTELEALFQRHLKPMDGAIELIEFLKGEDIEFCIASNAPKSRVESSLAMTGMLDDFKGKVFSAFDANSWKPEPDLIMYTAMNMGFLPNECIYVDDTLKGIEAGVRAGIQSFRLRPSIDESLVDPEADSAELTAQDIYSLEEISVWINGKHCSSGGIPNSAALVG; from the coding sequence ATGCGGTTAGAACAGACTAAATGTGTAATTTTCGATTGTGACGGGACACTTATCGATAGCGAGAAGCTGTGTTGCCAAGCCTTAGTGAATGTATTTACTGGCTTTGGGGCTGAGTTAAACGTGAACGACTGCTATGCACACTTTCAAGGTGGTAAGTTGGCCGACATCTTAATGGATACTCAAGAACGTTTAGGCCTGTCTATTTCGATTGATACACTCGAGCCACTATATCGCACTGAACTTGAAGCCTTGTTCCAACGCCACTTGAAACCGATGGATGGCGCGATAGAGCTGATTGAATTCCTTAAGGGTGAAGACATCGAGTTTTGTATTGCTTCTAATGCACCCAAATCTCGAGTTGAATCCTCATTAGCGATGACCGGCATGCTCGACGATTTTAAAGGCAAAGTGTTTTCGGCATTTGATGCAAACAGCTGGAAGCCAGAGCCAGACTTAATCATGTACACTGCAATGAACATGGGCTTTTTACCCAATGAGTGCATCTATGTGGATGATACTTTGAAGGGAATAGAGGCGGGCGTTCGAGCAGGCATTCAATCGTTCAGATTGCGCCCAAGCATTGATGAATCACTTGTAGATCCAGAAGCCGACTCAGCAGAGCTAACGGCTCAGGATATCTACAGTTTGGAAGAAATTTCGGTTTGGATTAATGGCAAGCACTGCTCAAGTGGTGGTATACCGAACTCTGCAGCTTTGGTGGGTTAG
- a CDS encoding HD domain-containing phosphohydrolase: MYKLLISIAVLCVSAFSPAIYANDWDIKQILVLHSYEPSYQWTADFQKGIDSAFEHSQSEVKLSIEYLDTKRIHSPEYYESLANYLQAKYAGYEFDGVIATDDNAANFLESLSTLIDRSIPVVAAGINDISTDMYAVTDRATVLYENDHIDINIELISQLRPNIKNLYFVNDYSVTSQLIRKEVYKVMADFPEINLVEVSNQTLEQASQFLQTISSDDAVLLSHYNTELTQGVYHSYKEVAETLSASSAAPVFALWQFNILGDVLGGYVNHSQSMGEEAVDALDKYIPLNFDTPLVPGDNIRFVFNYSALAKFGISESTLPEESVVVNEPSSFIRKNFQLLMGLTMVIAGLSLIILMQFVTLRQKKELAKKNKRILALQKQTLNVQKDMIHVLGEAIETRSGETGNHVKRVAKLSALLAKHSGLSHREVEMIEIISPMHDVGKISVPESILDKPGKLTEQEWEVMKLHTTAGYNLLKSGAGDITNLAAIIANEHHERWDGAGYPNGKVGEEIHLFARITAVADVFDALLSARCYKEPWSLEMVVDLFERECGYQFDPQLTKLLLKHLPEFVAIRDTYPDSGTFEASNLENLTTTKSEPKAIEELAVN, from the coding sequence ATGTACAAGCTATTGATCTCAATCGCTGTATTGTGTGTTAGCGCTTTTTCTCCTGCGATTTATGCTAACGACTGGGATATCAAACAAATCCTAGTTTTACACTCCTACGAACCTTCCTATCAATGGACCGCGGATTTCCAAAAGGGCATCGACAGCGCGTTCGAACACTCTCAATCTGAAGTAAAGCTCTCAATCGAGTATCTAGATACCAAGCGTATCCATAGCCCTGAATACTACGAATCTCTCGCCAACTACTTACAAGCCAAATACGCTGGTTATGAATTTGATGGTGTAATTGCGACTGATGATAATGCCGCCAATTTCCTAGAATCGCTGAGCACATTGATTGACCGCTCTATACCCGTTGTTGCTGCGGGCATCAATGACATTAGTACCGACATGTATGCCGTGACCGATAGAGCAACCGTGCTTTACGAAAATGATCACATCGATATTAATATTGAACTGATTTCTCAGCTAAGACCAAACATCAAGAACCTATACTTTGTAAATGATTACAGTGTCACGTCTCAACTGATTCGAAAAGAAGTGTACAAAGTGATGGCGGACTTTCCAGAGATCAATCTGGTCGAAGTCAGTAATCAAACGCTTGAGCAAGCGAGTCAGTTTTTACAAACCATCTCATCTGATGATGCCGTGTTACTCAGTCACTACAACACTGAGTTGACTCAAGGTGTTTATCACTCTTATAAAGAAGTCGCCGAAACTTTATCAGCATCAAGTGCAGCACCTGTGTTTGCACTTTGGCAGTTTAATATCCTAGGTGATGTGCTTGGCGGTTATGTCAATCATTCACAGAGTATGGGTGAAGAGGCGGTTGATGCGTTAGATAAGTACATACCACTGAACTTCGATACTCCGCTGGTTCCGGGGGACAATATTCGCTTTGTCTTCAACTACTCAGCTTTGGCAAAATTTGGCATCAGTGAGAGTACACTTCCAGAAGAATCGGTTGTCGTTAATGAGCCTTCTTCTTTCATCCGTAAGAACTTCCAACTGTTGATGGGTTTGACCATGGTCATTGCCGGATTAAGCCTGATTATCCTGATGCAGTTTGTTACTTTGCGCCAGAAGAAAGAGTTGGCGAAGAAGAACAAGCGCATCCTCGCTCTGCAGAAGCAAACACTGAATGTTCAAAAAGACATGATTCATGTACTGGGTGAGGCGATTGAAACACGCTCAGGAGAGACAGGGAATCATGTTAAGCGCGTTGCTAAACTGTCAGCACTGTTGGCCAAACATAGTGGTTTGAGCCACCGCGAAGTCGAGATGATAGAGATCATCAGCCCAATGCATGATGTGGGTAAGATCTCGGTGCCGGAATCTATTCTCGATAAGCCTGGTAAGTTAACTGAACAAGAGTGGGAGGTGATGAAACTTCACACCACCGCAGGTTACAACTTATTGAAAAGTGGCGCTGGCGACATTACTAACCTTGCTGCAATCATCGCTAATGAACACCATGAACGTTGGGATGGCGCTGGTTATCCGAATGGCAAAGTAGGTGAGGAGATTCACCTGTTTGCGCGTATTACTGCGGTCGCGGATGTGTTTGATGCGTTATTGAGTGCACGTTGCTACAAAGAGCCATGGTCATTAGAGATGGTTGTCGACTTGTTTGAGCGAGAGTGCGGTTATCAGTTTGACCCTCAACTCACCAAGCTGCTGTTAAAACACTTACCTGAATTCGTCGCGATCCGCGATACTTACCCTGACAGTGGCACATTTGAGGCTTCAAACTTAGAGAATCTCACGACCACAAAGAGCGAACCTAAAGCCATTGAAGAGTTGGCTGTTAATTAG
- a CDS encoding CreA family protein yields the protein MKKALIAAGIITMLAGCSDNEVGDVSLGFFTMKDIKMSSLDDDKIAGVTCHIASIEANLSLSDPSDSSISCRQTGEITPEMIATIDKSKSGEVVFKKSKSIFFKTMKVRRIYDAENQSLLYLSYTTKETEGSFKHSLSTVPLWGTEAYVDPATLVQPTE from the coding sequence ATGAAAAAAGCCTTAATAGCAGCAGGTATCATCACAATGTTAGCTGGTTGTTCGGACAACGAGGTTGGCGACGTCTCTCTGGGTTTCTTCACAATGAAGGACATCAAAATGTCTTCTCTTGATGACGATAAGATTGCAGGTGTGACTTGTCATATCGCATCCATCGAAGCGAACCTTAGCCTTTCTGATCCAAGCGATAGCTCTATCTCTTGTCGTCAAACTGGTGAAATCACACCAGAAATGATTGCTACGATCGATAAAAGCAAGTCAGGTGAAGTGGTATTCAAGAAATCGAAAAGTATCTTCTTCAAGACAATGAAGGTTCGCCGTATCTATGATGCAGAGAATCAATCACTGCTTTACTTGTCTTACACCACTAAAGAAACAGAAGGCAGCTTCAAACACAGCCTTTCAACTGTTCCACTATGGGGTACAGAGGCTTACGTTGATCCAGCGACGTTAGTTCAGCCAACCGAGTAG
- a CDS encoding inosine/guanosine kinase, which yields MKFPGQRKSKHYFPTHARDPLVNQIQQTPKLHRATIVGVGQTIVDIEARVDSAFLEKYELSKGHSLVLEESKADALYEELVERGLITHQYPGDTIGNTLHNYSVLADSKSVLLGVMSKKIEVGSFGYRYLCRTSSRMNLNHLQTVDGPIGRCYTLITEDGERTFAINEGHMNQLLPESIPEKIFEKASALVVSSYLMRGKPEDPMPKAVQKAIEYAKAHNVPVVLTLGTKYVIEGNAEWWQEYLKENVTIVAMNEDEGEALTGEKDPLLAANKALEWVDLVLCTAGPIGLYMAGYTDELAKRETTLPLLPGNIPEFNKYEFSRAMRKQDCQNPVKVYSHIGPYLGGPLEIKNTNGAGDGALSALLHDMAANSYHHVNVPNSEKHEHACLTYSSLSQICKYANRVSYEVLTQHSPRLSRALPEREDSLEETYWDR from the coding sequence ATGAAGTTTCCTGGACAGCGTAAATCTAAGCACTACTTTCCAACTCACGCACGTGATCCGTTGGTCAACCAAATTCAACAAACACCTAAGCTTCACCGCGCGACTATTGTCGGTGTGGGTCAAACTATTGTTGATATCGAAGCCCGTGTTGACAGCGCGTTCCTAGAAAAATACGAGCTGAGTAAAGGTCACTCGCTTGTATTGGAAGAAAGTAAAGCAGATGCGTTGTATGAAGAGCTAGTTGAGCGCGGTTTGATCACGCATCAATACCCTGGCGACACTATCGGTAACACACTGCACAACTATTCCGTACTTGCAGACAGCAAATCTGTACTGCTTGGCGTTATGTCTAAGAAAATTGAAGTTGGCTCGTTCGGTTACCGTTACCTTTGCCGCACTTCTTCTCGTATGAACTTAAACCACCTACAAACTGTTGATGGTCCAATTGGTCGTTGTTACACGCTGATCACCGAAGATGGCGAGCGTACGTTTGCGATCAACGAAGGACACATGAACCAACTTCTTCCAGAAAGCATTCCTGAAAAGATTTTCGAGAAAGCATCTGCGTTAGTTGTGTCTTCATACCTAATGCGTGGCAAGCCTGAAGATCCAATGCCCAAAGCAGTACAAAAAGCGATTGAATACGCGAAAGCGCACAATGTGCCTGTTGTACTGACGCTTGGTACTAAGTATGTGATCGAAGGTAACGCTGAATGGTGGCAAGAATACCTGAAAGAAAACGTAACCATCGTTGCGATGAACGAAGACGAAGGTGAAGCACTAACGGGTGAGAAAGATCCATTACTAGCAGCGAACAAAGCGCTTGAGTGGGTTGACCTAGTACTATGTACTGCAGGTCCAATTGGCCTTTACATGGCAGGTTACACAGACGAGTTAGCAAAGCGTGAAACAACGCTGCCACTATTGCCGGGTAACATCCCAGAATTCAACAAGTATGAGTTCAGCCGTGCAATGCGCAAGCAAGACTGTCAAAACCCAGTGAAAGTGTACTCTCACATTGGTCCTTACCTAGGTGGTCCACTTGAGATTAAAAACACCAACGGTGCTGGCGATGGCGCGCTATCTGCGCTATTACACGACATGGCAGCGAACAGCTACCACCACGTGAACGTACCGAACTCAGAGAAGCACGAACACGCTTGTCTAACGTACTCGTCACTGTCTCAAATTTGTAAGTACGCAAACCGCGTAAGCTACGAAGTACTGACTCAGCACTCTCCTCGCCTTTCTCGTGCATTGCCAGAACGCGAAGATAGCTTAGAAGAAACATACTGGGATCGTTAA
- a CDS encoding formate--tetrahydrofolate ligase — protein sequence MLSDIDICRSTSLKNISEVAKQAGLQHDEHQPLGEFKSKVSLTSLERLANQQDGKLVVVTAITPTPLGEGKTVTTIGLAQGLAKINQSAMACIRQPSMGPVFGVKGGAAGGGYSQVAPMDQLNLHLTGDIHAVTAAHNLASAAIDARLYHEQREGLEAFEARSGLKALDIDPSRIVWRRVLDHNDRALRMITVGKNEANKTINGFERDDGFDISAASELMAILALADDLQDLRKRIGRVVLAYNHQGLPLTADDFGVAGAMTVTMKDSIEPTLMQTLEGVPTLIHAGPFANIAHGNSSIIADKIAIKLSDFVVTEGGFGSDMGFEKACNIKVKASNKKPDCAVVVATLRGLKANSGLYDLRPGTPLPDSIFSDDQDALIAGFENLKWHINNVKQYQVPTVVAINRFPQDSDQELDALKQMITDFDSSVSVEVSEAFGQGGEGAINLANAVVKACQVESEFKPLYQSEQSLEEKLMAVAEVGYGAASISLSPLAKKQLAEFKLHGYSNLSVCLAKTPLSISTEAHIKGAPTQFDVPVRELKLCAGAGFIYALCGNVMTMPGLPDKPAFMSLDIDDKGNIIGLS from the coding sequence ATGCTGTCTGATATTGATATTTGCCGCTCTACTTCCCTTAAAAACATCAGTGAGGTTGCCAAACAAGCTGGCCTGCAACACGACGAACACCAGCCATTAGGCGAATTCAAATCTAAAGTGTCTCTGACGTCACTTGAACGCCTCGCTAACCAGCAAGATGGTAAATTGGTCGTAGTCACGGCGATTACACCCACACCACTCGGTGAAGGCAAAACAGTGACCACCATTGGGCTCGCACAAGGTCTTGCTAAAATTAACCAATCAGCGATGGCGTGTATTCGTCAGCCTTCAATGGGCCCTGTGTTTGGCGTTAAAGGTGGCGCAGCTGGCGGTGGCTACTCTCAAGTCGCTCCTATGGATCAATTGAACCTGCACCTGACTGGTGATATTCATGCAGTAACAGCCGCTCACAACCTTGCGTCTGCAGCGATTGATGCACGTTTGTATCATGAACAACGCGAAGGTTTAGAGGCGTTTGAAGCGCGTTCTGGCTTAAAAGCTTTGGATATTGACCCAAGCAGAATCGTTTGGCGACGTGTACTCGACCACAATGACCGCGCACTACGCATGATCACTGTAGGCAAGAATGAAGCAAACAAAACAATTAATGGTTTTGAGCGCGACGACGGATTTGATATCTCAGCCGCTTCAGAGCTCATGGCAATTCTTGCACTGGCTGACGACTTGCAAGACTTACGCAAACGCATTGGCCGTGTTGTACTCGCCTATAATCATCAAGGCTTGCCACTAACCGCGGATGACTTCGGCGTTGCCGGAGCGATGACCGTCACAATGAAAGACTCTATTGAGCCAACGTTAATGCAAACCCTTGAGGGTGTTCCGACACTTATTCACGCAGGGCCATTTGCGAACATTGCACACGGTAACTCTTCAATTATTGCCGACAAGATTGCCATAAAACTGAGTGATTTTGTGGTGACCGAAGGTGGTTTCGGCTCAGACATGGGTTTCGAGAAAGCGTGTAACATCAAGGTTAAGGCATCCAACAAGAAGCCTGACTGTGCCGTTGTTGTTGCGACGCTACGTGGATTAAAAGCGAACTCAGGTTTGTACGATTTAAGACCGGGTACCCCGCTGCCAGATTCTATCTTTAGTGATGACCAAGATGCACTTATTGCCGGTTTCGAGAACCTCAAATGGCACATCAACAACGTTAAGCAATACCAAGTACCAACCGTCGTTGCTATCAACCGATTCCCACAAGATTCTGACCAAGAACTTGACGCATTAAAACAGATGATCACCGATTTCGATTCAAGCGTGAGCGTTGAAGTCAGTGAAGCGTTTGGTCAAGGTGGCGAAGGCGCGATTAACTTAGCGAATGCAGTAGTAAAAGCTTGCCAAGTTGAAAGTGAATTTAAGCCGTTGTATCAGTCAGAGCAAAGCTTAGAAGAGAAGTTGATGGCGGTCGCTGAAGTCGGTTATGGCGCAGCAAGCATCTCGCTATCACCTCTAGCAAAAAAACAACTCGCTGAATTCAAGCTACATGGTTACTCCAATCTATCCGTGTGTTTAGCAAAAACGCCTTTATCTATCTCAACTGAAGCACATATAAAAGGTGCTCCAACACAGTTTGACGTTCCGGTTAGAGAACTAAAACTTTGTGCAGGTGCAGGTTTTATTTACGCTTTATGCGGCAATGTCATGACCATGCCAGGCTTACCTGATAAACCTGCGTTTATGTCATTAGACATCGATGACAAAGGGAATATCATCGGGTTAAGTTAA